A region from the Terriglobales bacterium genome encodes:
- a CDS encoding VOC family protein, which translates to MTAKAGYSTPSLHVADVARSLRFYELLGFETIDTDGEGGRPPTWARMHCEGGALMFLKTEVEERVPLPGSGPDRFLLYMYTPDPPGLRDHLVAGGVEVPPIQYPEYMSSGEIMLKDPDGHVVLVGHWGKPEHEAWEKRLGEKKKSAPGT; encoded by the coding sequence TGCCAAAGCCGGTTACTCCACCCCGTCGCTGCACGTGGCCGACGTCGCCCGCTCGCTGCGCTTCTACGAGCTGCTGGGATTCGAGACGATTGATACGGACGGCGAGGGCGGCCGGCCTCCCACCTGGGCGCGGATGCATTGCGAGGGCGGCGCGCTCATGTTCCTGAAGACAGAGGTAGAGGAGAGGGTCCCGCTCCCCGGCTCCGGACCTGATCGCTTCCTGCTCTACATGTACACCCCCGACCCGCCGGGCCTGCGCGACCACCTCGTGGCCGGGGGCGTGGAGGTCCCGCCCATCCAGTATCCCGAGTACATGTCGAGCGGCGAGATCATGCTTAAGGACCCGGACGGCCATGTGGTCCTGGTGGGACACTGGGGAAAGCCCGAGCACGAGGCCTGGGAGAAGCG